Below is a genomic region from Pararhizobium sp. A13.
CACGGCGGTAATGGTGCGCTCATATTCGCGGATGATCGGCCAGGTCTCGGCGGAGGACACGACCGGCAGGCCGGGGGCCATACGCTCGATCATCGCCTTGACGGCGGTCTCGTTCTCAGGATTGCGGTAGGAATGCAGAAAGGCAATGACGATGCCCTTGCAGCCCGCCTCCAAGGCCGCGACGACGGCTTGGCCTACGTCCGCCTCGCTCGGAGGCGTGAGTACCTCACCCGTTGCCAGCATTCGTTCGGAAATGCCGAAAACGCGGTCGCGACTGATGAGCGGCTCGGGTCGCACCGAATAGAGATTGTGGATCTCGGGAATCTTGAGCCTTGCGATCTGCAGCACGTCCTCGAAGTTCCGGGTGGTGAAAAGCGCAATCTCGTGGCCGTTTCGCTGGATAACGGTGTTGACGCCAACTGTCGTACCATGGGTGAAGTAGGAGACTTCGGCAGGGTCGATGTCGTCGCGGACCCTCAGCGTGTCGAGGGCGGCGATGATCTCTTCGCCAGGTGCGTCCGGACGCGAAAAGACCTTCAGTGTCGTGAGCTTTCCCGCTCTTTCGTCCAGCACGGCAAAATCCGTGAAGGACCCGCCGACATCCACCCCGATCCGATAACCCATGGCTGCATCTCCTGTCTTGCAAGACGATGCTTGCACGGGCAGCCCGTCCGGCCCACCGAATTCTTGTTGGAAATCCATAACCAGGAGTTATGCCTCTTCCTCCGGCTTCGGCATGGTCATGTAATACTCCGGATGAGGAGCTCGCCGGTAGCCCGCGCGTTCATAGACCGCATGGGCATCCTTGGTAGAGAGCATCCAGCTCGACACGTCCTTCAGTTCCGGGTGGTTGCGGATCTCGACGGTGAGCCAGGAAGCAAGCCCCTGTCCGCGATGGGCGGGCAGGGTAAAGACATCGCGCAGGTATGCGAAGACGGCATGATCCGTCACCAATCGACCGAAGGCGGCGAGCGAGCCGTCCGGAGCGTAAACGCCGATCACGAGCGAGCCATCGAGGGCTCGTTGAAGCTGAGGCAATGTCAGGCTACGCGCCCAGTAGGATTCGCCCGCGAGGAAGCGATAGACCACGGCCGGATCGATCCGGCTGCGGTCAGTGCTCAGCGTGTAGCCCTTGTAGCAGGCTTCAAAAACGACTGGGTCGCTCGGCTTCAGCATCACATCACGGTCACGTAGATTTTGCGAACGGTCTCGATGGTCTTCCACACTCCGACGAAGCCTGGCTTCATCACGAAGCTGTCGCCGGCCTTGTAGGCGACCGGCTCCCCGCCTTCGGGGGTGATCTCCACCACGCCGGAGAGGATATGGCAGAACTCGAAGGTTTCGCCCTTGATGGAGCGGGTCTCGCCGGGGGTCGCTTCCCATACGCCCGTATGGATCATCTCACCACGCGCCACATCCTGCGCCCAGGTCTTGAAGGACGGATTTCCGGCAATGAGACGCTCGGGCAGGGGCAC
It encodes:
- a CDS encoding cupin domain-containing protein; this encodes MSLLKTIDTNPSAAPRQSVPLPERLIAGNPSFKTWAQDVARGEMIHTGVWEATPGETRSIKGETFEFCHILSGVVEITPEGGEPVAYKAGDSFVMKPGFVGVWKTIETVRKIYVTVM
- a CDS encoding GNAT family N-acetyltransferase, translating into MLKPSDPVVFEACYKGYTLSTDRSRIDPAVVYRFLAGESYWARSLTLPQLQRALDGSLVIGVYAPDGSLAAFGRLVTDHAVFAYLRDVFTLPAHRGQGLASWLTVEIRNHPELKDVSSWMLSTKDAHAVYERAGYRRAPHPEYYMTMPKPEEEA